CATGTGCTAAAGCTAATGTATGCGACAAACAAAAGTTGgcaagaaaagaaattttagcagATTTTCTCAAGGAATGGGCGCTATGTAGATACATACCTATCATGTAACATTTATATCATTCCCCTGTACTTGGGCCATGCCTATTATTCTCaccattaattttcttatttaccAATGAAAAAATGTACCATttatattacataatatttacttgccaaaaataaataaatagcacAATGAACTACTAAGCATCAAACTGCTTAAGGAATCAATCGTTAATCCTTTAAACCAAACACAATGGCAGGAATAATGAGTAAGCAATTTAATGAAAAGTAAAGGACCATATATTCTGTGGACTGTTTCCCGTTTGAGAAAAAGATTAATTGTACCTCACATTTAAAGGTGCATGCATACACGCAAACCAATTAAATCGGCGAATTGACCAATTAAGTGTATAAATATGTCATCTTTTCAAATCCTCCAACCAAAACCCACAATTTCAATTGAAGCTTATCGTTTCAATCTCATTTGGCCAAATAAATAGATTTACAAAACGAAACAATGAGAtctggaagggaaaaaaaaaaagattcaaaatGTGATCAGAAAATCCACTCAATTACATTACGAATCTACGAGTATATGCGGATAGTGAAACGCGTTCGTAAACGTAAACGACCATACTGAGCAATGGTTTGGGATCATTTACCAAACAAAATGCAGGCGTGCTCGGGTTGACGGAGGATCTGAGAGTGGGTTGAAGAGGTACAGCGGCGATTTCTGAGAGTGTGAAGCCTTTGGTAGAGACGGAAATGAGAATAAGCGAGTAGCAACAATTGCAGGCGGTGGCCGTGGTAATAGCTGCGAGTCGCCGCGTCAAATGGTTTTGAGTCTTTGACCATTTATAAGCCATTTAAACATTCGAAAAATTggtctataaaaaaaagaaatggaaaaatggAACTATTATTTCATGGGATATATCAACCTTTgtagttttgaaaaaaacaaatatttattatatgataattttgtatACACTTTGCTTATTCTatctttaatttcatattttaccTTTGATGTTCTTAGTGAGGTTtgaatatataaacaaattataaccattttaaaagaaatattcaaaagattattgtttgaaaaaaaaattacatcttaGAACACTTTGAAATTCGTATGTTCTTGTAATTCTTAGCATTtttaatataagaaattatatcattactccatttttattcttaatattcaagaagaaaaatccCCATTAGTATCCCTAAAGATAATTGTTATATCTTTTTCACATTGGTATTTATCAGTTTTTTctaaatacatatatgaaagAGAGTAAGGATAGATATAATTTTGGTTACAAAAAATCacactatctcattttatctcttctcatataatcattataatttttctaaacttctacacaaaatataataaacaattcaactttttcaaatttcaaaataaaaattatattataataatattttattcaacttttaacaaaacatctcatctcatctgagtTGCATAACTAAACGAGGCGTTAGAATCTGTAAATTTATTACACTCCCtttaaaagaaagtaaaattcaCAATAAAAAAGTTGGTTTTTCCACATAGCTtccaaattttttgtaattttttaaaattgaatatgcGGATATTATATACTCtaaacatgtatatattatttcatatatataaaaagaaaatctattacACATCACATCgctaatgtgaaaattttacaCGTTAattatgctaaaaaaatattgatattttaattttttttaaattatagtgcGTTCCACTATAAATGATATAATGAGCACATCAATttatacatagcaaaactcctATATACCGTTGAAGCTTGaattaaagaatatatttttgaaaactttttaaatttatggaaaaataaattataagatttttgaagtttttatcTATCACAACCGTTGTCctagcctctttttttttttttttgaagaaataatATCAACTTACTTGCTTAATAAAAGTCAAACACCACCGGTCTTTCATTTCACCTTAGAGGTATGTAATAAAGTTATCCACCCGGATAATCCTATCCGGCCCAAGCTGGCACGTACGGAGCTCAAGTCTTGCGGCAAGTGGCCGAAGACGAAGGGTACAAACTACAAACCCACACCTTAAAAGGGgcaacaagaaattaaagaaaacacatattaaaaaaacaaaaataaaaatcgcaTCCTACGGCACCAAAAACGATCGCAGTAAGTCCAATCAAATGGAGGGGGCACCGGCCGGCGGCGATGATGTCTCTCCGGCCACGGCTATCTCCCGGTGGAGTTTCAGAGTGTCGCAGCGGTACCAGCATCTGCTCGACAAGTCGACCCCGCACGTGCTCAACCGCTGGGTCGCCTTCCTCTTTGTCGCCTCTGTCTACGTCCTCCGCGTTTACCTCATCCAAGGGTTCTACATCGTTTCGTACGGCCTCGGAATCTACATTCTTAACCTCCTCATAGGGTTTCTCTCTCCCCAGGTGGACCCCGAGATCCAGGACCTCTCCGAGGGCCCCTCGCTACCGACACGTGGCTCCGATGAATTCCGCCCCTTCGTTCGTCGGCTTCCGGAATTTAAGTTCTGGTGCGTCACCGTTTTCATTTCGCCCCCAATCATTTTACTTTGACTTGTATCTTTTGATCGGGGCTTCTAACCGTGGTTCATAGTATTGATagctatatatatctatgtgcGGGGATTGAAGTTTGCTTCTTGATTGGTAATTGTAGGTACCGTCCAAAGTTTATGTTGCAAAAGTAGGTTAGTTGGGATATCCAATCATTCCATGAAACTACCACGGATTAATTAGATTCAGATTCTTTTTGGGTATGATATCTGCAAAGGGGATTGCAAGCAatattggatttatttttaaaaaaatagaaatagtttcattttaatttgattttattgattgATGTGTGTGGAGAAGACGTTGATAATCAGTGCATGCATTATATTTATTGTGTGCACTTGTTTGTGGTTTTGTTAGCAAGTGGTTCAAAGTGAGAGGTTAGCGTGCATAGCATAAAGACGAACTTGATTAGCAACGGATTCTTCATGCAAAGCAAGGGTGTTTAGTTAGGAATCATCCTAGTAtgttaattcaaattaaaaggTTGCATATCAAGTGTGTAATCATCCTAGTATGTTAGaccataaattaaattattaaattttcttcttcccatGGGAGTCAAACTCTCATTAATAAATCGGTCTAACCCGTAGATTATTCATTGAAGTGTGGAGTTAGGTTTCAAATTTAGAATAtctgctttaatttttttgatcgataaacaaaattttattgagtttaaagtAGACAAAGGcacaagtatacgggacatatacaagagcgttGCCTATATATGCGAGTTTAGCgatacaaggaagtcatgaaaagatattccattaaaatcaattacaatcgaccaatggagtaagtattgaaaaataaacttctaaGCACTTCCATTGACCACTCtcgatcttcaaagcttcttgcattcttgtccctccaaatacaccaccataGAGAACATGtattaataacatgttaaatcAACATTTGTGGCAAAAATTGAAGCTGATGAGAAGAAATGTATTTAATCTTtgtatttatattctaacattaatgaacttatagtattatagtaCACTAGCCTGATTTTTGTCGGATGGTTACACACAATGGCCTATAATTCCAATGTTATTCTGCCTCTTTTATTTGTCAGGGTGCTTTGTAGGTAAGCGTTCTTAGGACCAATACTCCAACTTATGCTCTTagaccaaaatatatttttatgatcatGGAAGTATTCATCTATGATGCTGTCATTTTCGTTCTGTATTAGTAAATCACTTAAAAGGGCCTCTATTCTTGATTCTTCTGTGTACTGAAGTTCCCTTGTTTTCCTCTTTGGAAGGTACTCTATCACAAAGGCATTTTGCATTGCTTTTGTGATGACATTTTTCAGCGCATTTGATGTACCTGTGTTCTGGCCAATACTGCTTTTCTACTGGCTGTCACTCTTCATTCTCACCATGAGGCGACAAATAACGCACATGATTAAATACAAATATGTTCCATTCTCACTCGGAAAGCAGGTATCTAAGGACCCATCTTACTTGGAGTTTAGACCAACATGGTTTGTAGGCTTGTGTGATAATTGGAATTGTGTTTTGGTTTTAACAatatgttcattttattttacttttcataGCGGTATGATGGAAAGAGAGCATCGCCAACTGAAAGCTCAAGCCTTCCTACAGATTGATTGATTCAGGTAGATTGAATTGTATTTGCTTCTTTTACACTGCACACACCCATCTTCCTCAATTTATTCTGCCTTGTTGTGACACAGTGGAAACTTTCGGAGAATGTGTTTACAACTAGATTCGGAGTCATGGATGATTGTTcattttcccttgattttttcCAAGCTTCTGTATGCCTCCTGGAAATCTATTGTTGGGGAGATGAAGTAGTTCATGaaaccttttttcctttttgctcaTAGTATAATTATCCTCATGTATAGAAGGCACATGCTACATTCCCGTTGCTGAGATTTTTAAAATCTAGCAGCATATGTTTCACAGAGCCTTTGCTGTGAGGAATGAGTCTAGCTTCGCAATTGGGttaattcaaatttagattAAACTGTACTTTTTTCCTGCATTTACTTGAACTTCCCTTTTCTATTATGCAGTGCATTTTCAACAGTATAGTTACATAAATTTTCTTAGCTATTGGCTCTTATTCTTAGATCTATTGTGAGGATTATATTGGAGGGCAATTTCTCTGCCTTATTGTTGATGTATGCTGTATTTGTAGTTAATTGGCTTTATGtaagttttgttttgtgtttgtaATGCTCAAGTGTAAGAAGTCCTTGCATGATTTATTTCTCGTTTCTGGCCTGATGTCATTCCTTTATTATTAACCAAGCCAGTTTTTCACGGGAAATGGTTGAAGTGGGTTAGCCTTGTTGGTCATGGCTATAGTGCGCTCAATCGATATTGGAGTTGGATTAATAACTGAATCGCACACATTTGTAAATTTTTGATACTATTGGAATTTTAGCATAGTCTCAATCAATTGTCCGGGATCAACTGTTGCACGTAAAACGTTATTTGTTCAAGATCTTTGCTGATTATGTGCCAAGTAGTTTCTGAAATAGATGGCTTTAGAATCCAGCAGTTTTTTGTAGGGTTCACCTATGAGGAACACGAACTGTGAAATTGTTGGAAGAGTGTGAATGGCAGCCAATACATTTTGGGGGTAGGTTTGAGTTACGTAGAAATGAACGTGATTACGTGAAGCCAGCCTTTATCTGTGCATGTTTTAGTCATGCTTTTGATTACATATTCTGGTGTTTTAGCTTGCTCGGTTAAAACAAGTTATTTGGCAACCAAAATTGCCATATTTGGCAAACAAGGTATTCTGGAGTTTTATAGTCATGCATTGATTATTCACCCCTCAAAATTGCCACAAACGTAGAAGATAGGTGACTGCTTGGTTGAAATTTATTTGGCAACCAAATTTCAATATTGAGACCTCAGTAAGTATCTCTGCAAACCGAGACAAACACATTCAAACATCTGGGCATTCATTATCCGGACTCTGTaagaaaaaaactcaaaccaaaGACCAAGCTTCAAGCTTGGACACAACCGATTCACCTCGGCTTGTAATAGCCATATATTCCGTAGAAACTCTGTCCAAAAGTAAGCAGCAGCAAGACAACAGCAGCAACTAATGAGAGAATGGCCCAAGGATTGCTGAAATAATTATGCTTCAAACTCGCACGCCAAGTATTCCACCTATGGTTGTAATACCGATTTACATTCTCGGACAGACTAGAAAGGTAACTGTCATTGATGTCAAAAACCACCTCTTGACAGAGGCGGTTGAAGAGATCGGCAACTTCGGCATCACTGCCGAGCCAGTGCTCAATTATTCCGTAGTAATGGAGGTAACTCACATCCTGATGAGAGTCGATCAAGTTGTCCATGAAAACGACATATGACGTAATGTCATTGCTGCAATCAAGATGACACTGCTCAAAGGCAATCAGGTTGAGAAAAAGCGACTTGGTACCATCGTGGATCAAGAGCCGAGGGATTTGGAGAATTCCATTCTTGAATTTTATGTCCCAGAAGCGATCTGTTCTCCTTTTCGTAAACTTGATTCCAGCCTCCTTGAGTTCTGTAACACAATGTATCAATTGTTGCCTTCGTTTATCTGCAACGCGATTTCCATGAGACCATCTCTTGATCCAAATCCTGGGTTCCGCTTGAGGCCCTGTGCGCAAAAGACTTCGTCGGAAAACATCAAGACAATGAACGCAACCTTGATCTGATAAAGGGTCAAAGGTGGTCTGATGTCCAAGCGATGACTCCAATTTGTTCCTATCACTTTTTGACATTGGCTCGTCTGTGGGCATCAAAGGGTCGAAGAACTGGAGGGTTAGCTGGGCTACAAGTCCTTTCTGGTCTGGGTAGCCTAACTGAATTTCCAGAAGCCGATCAAGAATAAAGAGTGGAAGCTGATTCTCCAGCATTATCATATCTCTCTGAATTGAATGCATTGAGCCACGCATTGCAAAGATGGGGTCGTTTCGAGAGTACCCCAGTTGCTTGAATCCTTCAGCAGCACCCCGGAAGAGCTCAAGCACAAAGCAACCATCTAGCACCATCATTTCTACGAATTCATTGCTGCTAAGAGAGATCGATCCTTCGTAACAGGTGCGGGCTTTTTCTTCAAGTTCTTTTACAGCATCGAGATAGACTTTAATGTCATGGTTAGTACGCTTGAGGACATGGTGAAGGGCACGCCATTTGTGGCGATCCATTTGGCGTAACCGTCTCTTTCCATGGTGGTAAGGCCCCAAGGAAACGATCTGGGGAACATAAGCTTTGTCATCGCCTTCTCGTAGGTAGTGAGGGATTCTGTAAATGCAGAGCTTTGCCCATGAGCCTGCAACATCGTCTTGACGCGCTTGCTCAAGCTTGTCCTTGATAGATATCACCCATTCCGAATCTGTTGGATTGTCGTCTTTCTCTTCATAATTTTCACCATCATTTGGTCTTACCACGATTTGCAGAGATTCTGATGGTTCCTGCTGTTGTTTCTGCAGCAGCTCCCGAGTTTGTCCTGGAAATCCCGCAGGCGTTGTTGGTACCCCAGATTCTAAAGCTTCTCTGAGTTTGAGGGTGATGAGGTACCAACTCAAGTGCTCCTTGTTGAACACAGCCACCATCTTTTTGGTGGAGAAACCTACTGATCTATTTCTGGGTTTGGTTTGGCTTGGCTTGGCTTAAGAGATACCTTTCTAGCAACTAAATCACAATTGAAATGTTTATTATTCCTAAAGAAATAAAGGAGATGACCAGTTTTAATTGGCCTGCCCCCAGTTTATCCCCCACATGGACCCTTTTGTTTTGGAACAGCAATTTCCAGACAACTTTTAGGTGTAGTGTTTTATTCCTACTTTTTGAAAGTTTTATATTCATCCATTCCCCAATGTTCGAGTGTATCTGTTTCATGACCGGATTCTGAGGCAGCAATTGCTCAGAAGGAAGGAAAAACGAAAAATCAAAGTCAAGTTATTGTGAACTGCCTGAAAAGTCACTTCTAAGGCATCAGAAGGAAATGGATAATGTCAATTTAACGAGAGAAACCCATTAATCTCTCCAATACAAGATTAGTTTCATGTGATAGCATTGCAAATATGATTCAACAAATAATGTGGGGATTAGTGAAAAAATAACAAGTTCCATAGATAGACAAGCCAAGTGAGTACTATGTTATCTATAGTTGTCTGTGTAAACTTTTCGAacatcattaaatatttaatgtagAGTCCATTTTATATGTCTATCTCTATCtattttccaaacaaaacccttaaatttttaaatttaattagagAAATGAGGCAATTTGATTCAAGATTTCTCAGTCCAGTCTTCAATATCGATTCACACGTTCAAGTAGCAACCATTTTTTAAAGGAGCTTATGAATGGCAACTAAAGGGACAATATTCAATAGATGAGGTGATaatgattattaattattaagcatCCTGGGAGGACATGGTTGACAACTGAGAAAGATATCACACATTTTTCTGCACGTGGAATTAAGGTGGGACATAAACATtgcaataacaaataaaaaaggaaagaaatctaCGCCTTAACTTACCTCAATTATCATTGGGTAtagtatttgaaaataattttccattTACAATCTTCTTTTATCTTACTAGAAGTTTCATGATTTAgtataatttgagaaaattaaatcaataagaaaatacatttatttttaagaactttgtttattttgaaacaatttaaaaaaaaaaaaaatctatcaattgTTGTGGGACaggaatattaaaaaaaaaaaaaaagttgtagtgACACCTAATTGGTCACAGGCTACAGCTAAATTCTACTGTGCATGAATGAAACCAAATTAATTCCAATCACCACGTGTGGTCATTAATTGTTCCGGCAATGATAAGAGTGATTTTATGAGCtataaaaagttgtttttttttttaataattaaggaaatattttttaataatattgtaattttttaaaaatatttaagagaattaaaaaaatgcataaaaaaaaacaatacttgTCAAGAccaattatcaaaaaaatgtgTCGGAACGTAGCACTATTTAAAGAATAATAGCACCTGAAAAAATCGTTAGAAGCATTGACTGAGAATTAGGGCGgtataaaaaattgagaaactGATCTAGACCAACTCAGACCGGTCGCTGGAACTTAGAATCGGCCAAAATTGGTGGAAAACCGATCGGCATGCGGCAACAAATAGGAAAAACCGATATCGGTTGGTTTGAACTTAATTCAAACCCTTGAATCAGCTGActaaataaactattttatatatatatatatatattacgtacTCAAAACGATGCGGTtctacttaagtttaagtggaacggcatCGTTTTAAGCCTGTAGTTGTATTTTAAACATAACTTAAACTATGTCGTTTGGTATTAAACCAAATGACATCATTTAATTcataatgtattaaaaaaattaagtagaacGACACCGTTTTGTTTAAACCAAATGACGTCGTTTCGAAATAACTTTGTCTTCTTCCTCGCATCATCTTCCCAGTTCTcatcccccctctctctctcctttgcaACACTCTTTCTCTCTACTCTCTTAGAGGAAGCTTGATCTGAGAACCGACCGTGAACTGCCAAAGAAATGAAGCAACAGTTTCGGCCGGTGTTCTCTTCCTCGTCGACCGGTTTCGACCAGTTTTCTCCCCTAAAAATTAACTTTCGGTCGGTGTCGGTTTTGCCTAAAAATCAAACCGAATGGGTCTTTTTCACCCCTACTGAGCATACATTTACTTCTCCTGCCCTACTAATTTTATTTCCTGCAAAACCAAAGAAAACTAGGATATCTTAAAAGATCTTATTTGAAttcataactcaactcaacttatctcaattactcttatctcatttcatcattataattttcttaaacttttaaataaaatacactaaataatttagtttttttcaaatcttaaaacataataatattaaaaaataatattctaacaatattttatttaatttttaacttttatttcaactcaacatccaaacctccattatctaataaaaaaatattatgtcctTAAATTTAGttcacataaatattaatttttaataaaatggcaTACCATGATAATATGTCATATGAGTACTACGTATCTATAGTCAGAAACTACTTAATGGTTACTCATTTATGTGAAGGAGTGATCTGAAGGAAGTTCTAAGAGACGGGGGGGGACATCATCTTCTACTCTATGAGACTCAGAGGATTGAAATTCTTTTGGATCATAGGAGAAAGATAGGTGGCTTCCTAGTTGAGATTTATCACAACCCAATTTTTAACAGTGAGATGTGTTTGTTATGCTATTTTCTTCCTTGAATGTGGGTTTTGGTTTTAGACATATAATCTGTTGGGAGTATTTCATATATTCCCTccaatatgatttttatttcttttgaagtttctatttaatgtgattttttgTTAATCCCACACGTTGGAAAGACAAACATAATTTTAGTAGTTTATAAGTGAATGGATTTCACAATATATAAATTGGAATATAAGAGTAGACACATAATATTAGAGTCACCCATTGCCAAGCACTGaccacacgcacacgcacacgcgACCCATAGACACACTGATGCTTTAAACGCACTTAGACACGCGACGCATTGACACATACATGTACGCATCATCGCAAGTGAcagaattattttaattcaaaagaaatgatgcatttttttcgtctttttttacaaatattattaactGTCAATAAAAGTTATTTCACACATTTATGATAGAAAccgttttatttatatttaaatgaaatattaatacTACTGTTATTACATCTGTTCGTTCTAAGATTAGTCTTCAGAATTTGCAATTTGCACACTATATAAATAGTATTATATCCTGAGGACATTATTTTTGCCAGATTCTCTTTTGCAGAACCCAATTCGTGAGTAGGAGATAATATTTGTCTTGGAGACAGATTAACAATCATCTCACTGTTTGCCATTTTCAATCTTTGTTGCTCTTCATTTTTCTAACATAATCCATGATGGTATTGTGTATTGGTGGGTGATCACCATTCTCCAagtctatttatattaactCTCAAGGTAATagtttgatatatattattcattatataaattaatatcaaTTTTACAAACGTGTTTGTACTTTGAAATTGTTGTGCAGCCTTCCATTACAGAACAAGGTATGACCGGAGGAGGCTGGGAGCCGGAGGGTTTTGGCCAGAACCAATTTCTAAGTACACTGGAATATCATCTCCTACTCTAAGCAAACCATCAACATCGGCAGATAATAACAGATGTAACTTCATTTAAACCCCTGGACAACTCGGAATAATATTGCAAAAACAAATGACATTGAACTACAACAACATCAATTCTTGAGAGTGCACAGTTCGACAGGGTATGTACAGAGATGATCAATgaccaaatttaaaaaaaaaaaacaaaaaacagcaTCACCCAATGAATAGCATATGCCACACTCAACCATGAGGGGCTTAATGGGTTTAtcaagcagaagaagaagcagaagcATTAGCTTTCAAGCACTGCTGACCATCTTGATAACGCTCTCAGAAGCGCGACTGTAAGGGTTATTTGGGTTTTGGGGAGTAGTCTTAATGGGATAGGACGCCTCCATTGCAATTCCACACTTGCCAGTAAACGTGCCGACGGCGTTGCGCTCTATCTTGATGTATCCATCCTCACCCCAGTTGGTTCCCCAGGAGTTCCTCACAAGCCAGTAATCTGCCCCATTCTCTGTGCCATATCCAACTGCAACCACTGCATGGTCTAGCTCTGACCCACATTCACCTGTAAATACACCCTGAAATACGATTTGAAGGCAATAAATACCTCATAGTATGAATGAAATTACACTCGAGCCAATTCATGAAAAGAACCAAAGATTGAACAAAGCTGTCCTTTGAGAAACATACAAGCCTACCCCTAATGCTAAATCCATCTTTATATAGTCACATCAGGAAACCCAACGAGAAAGAAATAGAACAGCAAGTAAGCTTACCGACTCGTAGAGCTGTAGAGCCCTGCCACTTGCTTCAATTGCAACACTCACAGGCTGATGCGCCACAGCCTTCTTCAACGCACTCTCATCATAGGGTGGGACATCCTCGTACCCATCAATGCTAACTACCTTTGAATTCTTCTGCAATAATCCAATAccaataaacccaaaaaaatataaataacaaaataaacttcaacaaaacacaaaaaagaaaaactgaaaataaattgAGAGACTTGGATACTGACCCTGGCCGTGTCGCATTTGCTGTTAACGCCTTGGTAAGGATAGTCTGCTTCGGTGTCCATGCCTCCATTGTTGATAATGAACTCGAACGCGTAATCCATGAGACCTCCGTTGCACCCGGCGTTGTATTCTCTGTCACAATCCACAAGTTCTTGTTCTGATAGAGAGATCAATTCGCTGGTGACGATTTGGTTTATGCCTTCTACCGTTGCCACGGTAGAGAACGCCCAGCAACTTCCTGCTCACCATTTACAAACAgagtgtttttattatttttatggaacaGTTTCATTAAAATACTCGAGTTTTAGATTGTCATTTCGACAAACACATTCCCACAGTTCCTAACGTGAAGTCCAAATATAACAGTACGCTTTCGGCCACCAAAGAGTCTCAACTCAATGCTTCGACAAGCTTTTTCTTCGCTTTCCTTTTAATATTAATTGTCTTAATTGGAAAtaagaaattaaggaaaaaaaaaaaaaaattgcttaccGCAACTTCCTTGATCCTTGACAGAATTAACAGCACCTTTCACCCTCCAATCCACGGACGCCGGCAA
Above is a genomic segment from Juglans microcarpa x Juglans regia isolate MS1-56 chromosome 1D, Jm3101_v1.0, whole genome shotgun sequence containing:
- the LOC121234179 gene encoding protein RER1A-like, with the translated sequence MEGAPAGGDDVSPATAISRWSFRVSQRYQHLLDKSTPHVLNRWVAFLFVASVYVLRVYLIQGFYIVSYGLGIYILNLLIGFLSPQVDPEIQDLSEGPSLPTRGSDEFRPFVRRLPEFKFWYSITKAFCIAFVMTFFSAFDVPVFWPILLFYWLSLFILTMRRQITHMIKYKYVPFSLGKQRYDGKRASPTESSSLPTD
- the LOC121234174 gene encoding UPF0481 protein At3g47200, with product MVAVFNKEHLSWYLITLKLREALESGVPTTPAGFPGQTRELLQKQQQEPSESLQIVVRPNDGENYEEKDDNPTDSEWVISIKDKLEQARQDDVAGSWAKLCIYRIPHYLREGDDKAYVPQIVSLGPYHHGKRRLRQMDRHKWRALHHVLKRTNHDIKVYLDAVKELEEKARTCYEGSISLSSNEFVEMMVLDGCFVLELFRGAAEGFKQLGYSRNDPIFAMRGSMHSIQRDMIMLENQLPLFILDRLLEIQLGYPDQKGLVAQLTLQFFDPLMPTDEPMSKSDRNKLESSLGHQTTFDPLSDQGCVHCLDVFRRSLLRTGPQAEPRIWIKRWSHGNRVADKRRQQLIHCVTELKEAGIKFTKRRTDRFWDIKFKNGILQIPRLLIHDGTKSLFLNLIAFEQCHLDCSNDITSYVVFMDNLIDSHQDVSYLHYYGIIEHWLGSDAEVADLFNRLCQEVVFDINDSYLSSLSENVNRYYNHRWNTWRASLKHNYFSNPWAILSLVAAVVLLLLTFGQSFYGIYGYYKPR
- the LOC121249654 gene encoding cysteine proteinase COT44-like — translated: MAPNRFSSSMVTMSVAISSTLLFLFFVSSSASDMSIISYNNENHEQQTRRTDAELKDMYMSWLARHGKAYNGLGENEKRFEIFKDNLRFIEEHNTQNRTYKVGLNRFADLTSEEYRALYLGTRTDPKRRVMKSKNPSQRYAFRAGEKLPASVDWRVKGAVNSVKDQGSCGSCWAFSTVATVEGINQIVTSELISLSEQELVDCDREYNAGCNGGLMDYAFEFIINNGGMDTEADYPYQGVNSKCDTARKNSKVVSIDGYEDVPPYDESALKKAVAHQPVSVAIEASGRALQLYESGVFTGECGSELDHAVVAVGYGTENGADYWLVRNSWGTNWGEDGYIKIERNAVGTFTGKCGIAMEASYPIKTTPQNPNNPYSRASESVIKMVSSA